The following coding sequences are from one Brienomyrus brachyistius isolate T26 chromosome 2, BBRACH_0.4, whole genome shotgun sequence window:
- the LOC125720732 gene encoding hypermethylated in cancer 2 protein-like: MELPNHAKQLLLQLNQQRAKGFLCDVIIVVENALFRAHKNILAASSIYFKSLVLHDNLINLDTEMVNPSVFRQILDFIYTGKLLSSDQANEQNFNALLTAASYLQLHDLAALCRKKLKRNGKALPGKPATPCVGRPLRNQRLASTPVTQNRFPGTTECEKKPPDELLKDKLSDDELFISGPLHQASINSLHCSVGKNGSNGSNGNISSASGGDQELGLDLSKKSPSAGTATEEVSPNSHSQESPESASVSTTNSASFEDSATNPQSLDSAEPMDVGAVGGCEESKPVLEPVHTRKSSRQVARKKEWPKREAGGKSEERAVPNGVIVGPEAGEHRSGSSGSGGAGSGSSFASDHSFPCKEEEEEVENGQEHSEDSGQSDGEGSHPSANYVYRQEGFEPAFGDNLYVCIPCGKGFPSSEQLNAHVETHTEEELYIKEEAAYVKEEEAEEEAEDLSAPTAPAGFGAEPRPFKCSVCSKSYKDPATLRQHEKTHWLTRPFPCNICGKMFTQRGTMTRHMRSHLGLKPFACEECGMRFTRQYRLTEHMRVHSGEKPYECQLCGGKFTQQRNLISHLRMHTSPT, translated from the coding sequence ATGGAACTGCCAAATCATGCCAAACAATTGCTGCTGCAACTAAATCAACAGCGAGCCAAAGGCTTCCTGTGCGATGTGATTATCGTTGTGGAAAACGCCCTCTTCCGGGCACACAAGAACATCCTGGCTGCCAGCAGCATTTACTTCAAGTCACTCGTGCTCCATGACAACCTGATCAACCTGGACACAGAGATGGTCAACCCATCTGTGTTCCGGCAGATACTGGACTTCATCTATACAGGGAAGCTTCTGTCCTCAGACCAGGCCAACGAGCAGAACTTCAATGCCCTCTTGACGGCGGCAAGCTACCTCCAGCTCCATGACCTGGCGGCCTTGTGTAGAAAGAAGCTGAAGCGCAACGGGAAAGCCCTGCCCGGCAAGCCCGCTACACCCTGTGTTGGGCGGCCCCTCCGGAACCAGCGGCTAGCCTCCACACCTGTCACCCAAAACCGGTTCCCAGGCACAACAGAGTGTGAGAAGAAGCCGCCGGATGAGCTGCTGAAGGACAAGCTGTCTGATGATGAGCTGTTCATAAGTGGCCCCCTGCACCAGGCCTCCATCAACTCCCTCCATTGCTCAGTTGGCAAGAATGGAAGCAACGGCAGCAACGGCAACATCAGCAGTGCTAGTGGTGGAGACCAGGAGCTCGGCCTGGACTTGTCCAAAAAGAGTCCATCAGCGGGCACTGCCACTGAGGAGGTGAGTCCCAATAGCCACTCCCAGGAATCCCCTGAATCTGCCTCAGTATCCACAACCAACAGTGCCTCATTCGAAGACtcagccaccaacccccaaagcCTGGACAGTGCAGAGCCTATGGACGTAGGGGCTGTCGGCGGCTGTGAGGAAAGCAAGCCTGTCCTGGAGCCCGTCCATACCCGCAAGAGTTCCCGACAGGTTGCACGCAAGAAGGAATGGCCCAAGAGAGAGGCGGGGGGCAAGAGTGAGGAGCGGGCAGTGCCCAATGGCGTCATTGTCGGGCCTGAGGCTGGGGAGCATCGCTCGGGTAGTAGTGGCAGTGGTGGTGCAGGCAGTGGCAGCAGCTTCGCTTCAGACCATTCCTTCCCATgtaaagaggaggaggaagaggtggaAAACGGGCAGGAGCACAGCGAAGACAGCGGCCAGAGTGATGGCGAAGGCAGTCATCCTAGCGCCAACTACGTGTACCGGCAGGAAGGCTTTGAACCAGCCTTTGGGGACAACTTGTACGTCTGCATCCCATGCGGCAAAGGCTTTCCCAGTTCGGAGCAGCTCAACGCCCATGTGGAGACGCACACAGAGGAGGAGCTCTACATCAAGGAGGAGGCTGCTTATGTAAAAGAGGAGGAGGCTGAGGAGGAGGCAGAGGACCTGTCTGCACCCACAGCACCCGCTGGCTTTGGGGCCGAGCCTCGGCCGTTTAAGTGCTCGGTGTGCAGCAAGAGCTACAAAGACCCAGCCACATTGCGGCAGCATGAGAAGACGCACTGGCTGACCAGGCCCTTCCCCTGCAACATCTGCGGCAAGATGTTCACGCAGCGCGGCACCATGACACGCCACATGCGCAGCCACCTGGGCTTGAAGCCGTTCGCCTGCGAGGAATGCGGCATGCGCTTCACACGCCAGTACCGCCTGACGGAGCACATGCGCGTGCACTCGGGTGAGAAGCCCTACGAGTGCCAGCTGTGTGGCGGCAAGTTCACCCAGCAGCGCAACCTCATCAGCCACCTGCGCATGCACACCTCGCCCACGTAG
- the LOC125720953 gene encoding adenosine receptor A2b-like: MSILGGMNGSFTLLQKEISTVLPLDSFGNVLLFLFGIILASAIILLNFSVLISVMLNKSLRSENRFMYMLSTCVSDICTGVSYYYVGVLNVRDSYDSPTRTFYIAPTFLGLSYMAILAAQADRYHAVVSPFKYSQRMTRNRTLLVILAYWVYAFIIVAVNNLVTVGVAKRVTGIGTFVGNIFTVIIMMGLNIRLFFIAKYQLEREPPSMEREQKRSSVYLIIIVAVFFLCAWLPIFLHIIICNFAGSICYAFQNEGTDPLRILPRVNAALTPLLYIRGCQSLRKTLFTKVWRPLCNDRGVSAE, from the exons ATGTCGATTTTGGGTGGCATGAACGGTTCTTTCACTCTATTACAAAAGGAAATTTCAACGGTCCTACCTCTAGATAGCTTTGGAAATGTGCTGCTGTTCCTTTTTGGCATAATTCTAGCGTCAGCGATAATACTACTTAATTTTTCGGTACTGATTTcagttatgctgaataaatcacTCCGCAGCGAAAATCGCTTCATGTACATGTTGAGTACATGTGTCAGCGATATCTGTACTGGGGTTTCCTATTATTATGTAGGGGTCCTGAATGTCAGGGACAGCTATGACTCCCCAACGCGAACCTTTTATATCGCTCCGACATTTTTAGGCCTTTCTTATATGGCAATTTTAGCCGCACAGGCTGACAGGTATCACGCCGTTGTTTCCCCTTTTAAGTATTCCCAGAGAATGACACGCAATCGTACACTTTTGGTCATTTTGGCTTACTGGGTTTACGCCTTTATCATCGTTGCGGTGAACAACCTGGTAACGGTGGGAGTCGCTAAAAGAGTTACTGGAATCGGCACGTTCGTGGGTAACATCTTCACTGTAATCATCATGATGGGCCTAAACATACGATTATTCTTCATTGCAAAGTACCAGTTGGAGAGGGAGCCCCCATCAATGGAAAGAGAACAAAAACGATCATCCGTGTATCTTATAATCATCGTGGCCGTGTTTTTCCTGTGCGCATGGTTGCCCATTTTCCTACATATTATCATATGTAACTTTGCCGGATCCATTTGTTACGCCTTTCAGAACGAGGGGACGGACCCTCTGCGCATTTTGCCCAGAGTGAATGCGGCCCTCACCCCGTTGTTGTACATTAGAGGTTGTCAGTCTTTGAGGAAAACGCTGTTTACCAAAGTTTGGAGACCGCTATGTAATGACAGGGG GGTGAGTGCGGAATAA